The Rhododendron vialii isolate Sample 1 chromosome 8a, ASM3025357v1 genome has a window encoding:
- the LOC131299044 gene encoding probable L-type lectin-domain containing receptor kinase S.5: MGSAMKLHIIAAVLLCFTAVTAQNLETFSETYGPFNSIYNVVFEYGGSAETSEGALQLTPVLGVYGFVTCLGNQTGRMMLRKRFKLWEQGYKTSDRVASFNSSFLFNIYPHFINSTPGEGLAFVLAPDTSIPSNSFGQYLGLTNVETDGSLRNRFVAIEFDTVKQDFDPDANHVGLNINGITSTVTAYLTPLGIELAQNETNLFNVWVQYDGFDKVIEVYIAPQAGINGETLSRPDTPVLKSPLDLREILDQHSYFGFSASTGSGAQRNSVFRWNLTVDSYLDVDAPALAPGQAPGPAPALATEDKHPLWEKILVGVGVPLLVIGAAVTGYYYLRKKRSLARSKSNMLLGALKRLPGTPREFQFKDLKKATNNFDEKKKLGQGGFGVVYRGYLHNENLEVAVKWFSRETIKGQNDFLAELTIINRLRHKHLVRLLGWSHKKGKLLLVYDYMPNGSLDAHLFTRILDNKPLSWDQRYNIVVGVASALHYLHNEYDQRVVHRDLKASNIMLDSDFNARLGDFGLARALDKEKTSYTEAEGVAGTLGYIAPECFLTSKATQQSDIYAFGTVLLKIVCGLRPGTRINEFHFLVDWVWSLHREGRILDAVEERLGDEYNIEEAQKVLILALACSHPIASERPKTQAIFQIVTGSVSVPYVPPFKPTFGWPSMPVPEEDDISSLTSTTETKSFPTTRLGSGFTLQCISRELYAIDKFNIV, from the exons ATGGGATCGGCCATGAAGCTTCACATAATCGCTGCCGTGCTCCTCTGTTTCACGGCGGTCACCGCCCAGAACCTTGAGACTTTCAGCGAGACGTACGGACCATTCAATTCTATTTATAATGTTGTATTCGAGTACGGGGGCTCAGCCGAGACCTCCGAGGGCGCTCTCCAATTGACCCCGGTCCTGGGTGTCTACGGCTTCGTGACCTGCTTGGGAAATCAGACGGGACGAATGATGCTGAGAAAACGATTCAAGTTATGGGAACAAGGTTACAAAACCTCCGACAGAGTTGCCTCATTCAACTCCTCCTTCCTCTTCAACATCTACCCGCATTTTATTAACAGTACCCCGGGCGAAGGGCTGGCCTTCGTCCTAGCCCCGGACACGTCCATTCCATCAAACAGTTTCGGCCAATATCTGGGCCTGACCAACGTCGAAACTGACGGCTCCCTCAGAAACCGCTTCGTCGCCATCGAGTTCGACACTGTTAAGCAGGACTTCGATCCGGATGCTAACCATGTGGGACTCAATATAAACGGTATCACATCTACTGTTACTGCCTATTTGACCCCATTGGGAATTGAACTTGCACAGAACGAGACCAACTTGTTCAATGTGTGGGTCCAGTACGATGGGTTCGATAAGGTCATTGAAGTGTACATCGCACCTCAAGCTGGAATTAATGGGGAGACACTCTCCAGGCCTGATACCCCGGTCTTGAAATCTCCTCTTGACTTGAGAGAGATTTTGGATCAGCACTCATACTTTGGTTTCTCGGCATCGACAGGATCTGGTGCGCAACGCAATAGTGTCTTCAGGTGGAACTTGACTGTGGACTCCTATCTGGACGTTGATGCTCCGGCTCTGGCTCCAGGTCAAGCTCCAGGTCCGGCTCCGGCACTGGCTACGGAGGACAAACATCCTCTGTGGGAAAAGATTCTAGTTGGGGTCGGGGTTCCACTGCTTGTGATTGGGGCAGCAGTGACGGGCTATTATTACCTACGTAAGAAGCGATCATTGGCACGATCTAAGTCCAAC atgctcttaggggcCTTAAAGAGATTGCCAGGGACCCCGAGGGAGTTCCAATTCAAAGATTTGAAGAAAGCGACCAACAACTTTGACGAGAAGAAAAAGTTGGGCCAGGGTGGTTTCGGTGTAGTGTACCGAGGTTACCTGCACAATGAAAATCTGGAGGTGGCCGTCAAGTGGTTTTCCAGAGAAACTATTAAAGGTCAGAATGACTTCTTGGCAGAGCTCACCATAATCAACCGTCTCCGTCACAAACATCTTGTCCGCCTGCTTG GATGGTCTCACAAGAAAGGTAAGTTGCTACTTGTATACGACTATATGCCCAATGGTAGTCTCGATGCACACCTATTCACCAGAATACTAGACAACAAGCCACTAAGTTGGGATCAACGTTACAATATCGTAGTTGGGGTTGCTTCAGCCCTGCACTATCTCCACAACGAGTACGACCAGAGGGTGGTCCACAGGGACCTCAAGGCCAGCAACATCATGCTGGACTCCGACTTCAATGCCCGACTCGGGGATTTCGGCCTTGCCCGCGCCTTGGACAAGGAGAAGACCTCATACACAGAGGCCGAGGGCGTGGCTGGCACATTGGGCTACATTGCGCCTGAATGCTTCCTAACAAGCAAGGCCACCCAGCAGTCTGACATCTACGCGTTTGGTACAGTCTTGTTGAAAATAGTTTGTGGCTTGCGACCTGGAACAAGGATCAATGAATTCCACTTCTTGGTGGATTGGGTCTGGTCCTTGCACCGAGAAGGCCGAATATTAGATGCTGTAGAAGAACGGCTTGGAGATGAGTACAACATTGAGGAAGCTCAGAAAGTGCTGATTTTGGCTTTGGCATGCTCTCATCCGATAGCAAGCGAAAGGCCTAAAACTCAAGCAATATTTCAAATCGTAACCGGTTCTGTTTCGGTACCTTACGTGCCACCATTCAAACCAACCTTCGGATGGCCGTCGATGCCTGTTCCGGAAGAAGATGATATTAGCAGCCTGACTAGCACTACGGAGACAAAATCCTTTCCAACGACCCGTTTGGGATCCGGCTTCACGCTGCAATGCATCAGCCGAGAGCTCTATGCCATCGACAAATTCAATATTGTGTAG
- the LOC131299042 gene encoding probable L-type lectin-domain containing receptor kinase S.5: MGLAVKVRIIAAVLLCFTAVAAQNHRTVTTTLRLLNFTEVEAYNLGNFTATLGPFSENYYSIFRLKNGATINNNGALQLTPNSAYERRLVGMPLENQAGRAMFKVPFKLSEQVYKYNKTKDRVASFNSSFLFSVCPLGLNTTPGEGLAFIIVPPHYGSDSFLSKSFGQYLGLTNVDTDGYATDAYGSLVAIEFDNVKQAFDPDANHVGLNINSIISTVTASLTPLGIELAPDGEDRFYNVWVQYDGVSKVIEVYIARQAGLDGETPSRPDTPVLKSNLDLGVVFENYEHLNFGFSASTGNNVQLNCIFRWNLTVESFVEEFPPREKTPKLLKTLLVVGVGVPLLVIGVVVMGYYYPCKKRSMVQFKSNILLGVSKRLGLVQFNSNILLGALKRLPGTPREFRFKDLKRATNNFDEKNKLGQGGFGVVYRGHLHDENLDVAVKWFSRETIKGEDDFLAELTIINRLRHKHLVRLLGWCHKNGKLLLVYDYMSNGSLDAHLFTKTPDSKPLSWDQRYNIISGVASALNYLHNEYDQRVVHRDLKASNIMLDSYFNARLGDFGLARALDEEKTSYSEVEGVAGTLGYIAPECFLTGKATQQSDVYAFGVVLLEIVCGLRPGTRIDEFHFLVDWVWSLHREGRILDAVEERLGDEYVVEEAQKVLVLALACSHPIARERPRTQAIVHIISGLVPVPYVPPFKPAVVWASMPSLEEDDISSLASMTEAKSFPTTHLGSGFTTQCISRELYTGDNFKFV; the protein is encoded by the exons ATGGGATTGGCCGTGAAGGTCCGTATCATCGCCGCCGTGCTCCTCTGTTTCACGGCGGTCGCGGCCCAGAACCACAGGACTGTCACCACTACATTACGACTGTTAAATTTCACGGAGGTCGAGGCCTATAACCTCGGGAATTTCACCGCTACATTAGGACCATTCAGTGAAAACTACTACAGTATATTCCGGCTGAAGAACGGGGCCACCATCAACAACAATGGGGCGCTCCAATTGACCCCGAACTCAGCCTACGAGAGGCGCTTGGTGGGCATGCCACTCGAAAATCAGGCCGGAAGAGCGATGTTTAAGGTACCATTCAAGTTGTCGGAACAAGTTTACAAGTACAACAAAACAAAGGATAGGGTCGCCTCGTTCAACTCCTCGTTCCTCTTCAGCGTCTGCCCGCTGGGTCTTAATACCACCCCGGGGGAAGGGCTGGCCTTCATCATAGTACCCCCGCACTACGGGAGCGATTCCTTTCTGTCAAAGAGTTTCGGCCAGTATCTGGGCCTGACCAACGTCGACACCGATGGCTACGCTACCGATGCCTACGGTAGCCTAGTAGCAATCGAGTTTGACAACGTCAAACAGGCATTCGATCCGGATGCTAACCACGTGGGACTCAATATAAATAGCATCATATCTACTGTTACTGCCTCTTTGACCCCATTGGGAATTGAACTCGCTCCAGATGGCGAGGACAGGTTTTACAATGTCTGGGTTCAGTACGACGGGGTCAGTAAGGTCATTGAGGTGTACATTGCACGACAAGCTGGGCTTGATGGGGAGACGCCCTCCAGGCCTGATACCCCGGTCTTAAAATCAAATCTCGATTTGGGAGTGGTGTTTGAAAATTATGAGCACTTGAACTTTGGTTTTTCAGCATCGACAGGAAATAATGTGCAGCTGAACTGTATCTTTAGATGGAACTTGACGGTGGAGTCCTTTGTGGAGGAATTTCCTCCGAGGGAAAAGACTCCAAAACTGCTTAAGACTCTCCTTGTAGTCGGGGTCGGGGTTCCACTGCTTGTGATAGGGGTAGTTGTGATGGGCTATTATTACCCATGCAAGAAGCGATCAATGGTTCAGTTTAAGTCCAACATATTACTAGGGGTCTCGAAGAGGTTGGGGTTGGTTCAGTTTAATTCCAACATATTACTAGGGGCCTTGAAGAGATTGCCAGGAACCCCAAGGGAGTTCCGTTTCAAGGATTTGAAGAGGGCGACTAACAACTTCGATGAGAAGAACAAGTTGGGCCAGGGTGGTTTCGGTGTAGTGTACCGGGGCCATCTGCATGATGAAAATCTGGACGTGGCCGTCAAGTGGTTTTCTAGGGAAACTATCAAGGGTGAGGATGACTTCTTGGCAGAGCTCACCATCATCAATCGTCTCCGTCACAAACATCTTGTCCGGCTGCTTG GATGGTGTCACAAAAATGGGAAGCTTTTACTTGTATATGACTACATGTCGAATGGTAGTCTCGACGCACACCTATTCACTAAAACACCAGACAGCAAGCCACTAAGCTGGGATCAACGTTACAATATCATCTCCGGGGTGGCCTCGGCGCTGAACTACCTTCACAATGAGTATGACCAGAGGGTGGTCCACCGGGACCTCAAGGCCAGTAACATCATGTTGGACTCTTACTTCAACGCTCGGCTCGGAGATTTCGGCCTCGCTCGTGCCCTGGACGAGGAGAAGACCTCGTACTCAGAGGTCGAGGGCGTGGCAGGCACACTTGGCTACATCGCACCTGAATGCTTTTTGACAGGTAAGGCCACCCAACAGTCTGACGTCTACGCGTTCGGTGTAGTCTTGTTGGAAATAGTTTGTGGCTTGCGACCTGGAACTAGGATTGATGAGTTCCACTTTTTGGTCGATTGGGTCTGGTCCCTGCACCGAGAAGGCCGTATATTAGATGCTGTAGAAGAGCGGCTTGGGGATGAGTATGTTGTTGAAGAAGCTCAAAAAGTGCTTGTTTTGGCTTTGGCATGTTCTCATCCGATAGCAAGGGAAAGGCCTAGAACTCAGGCAATTGTTCATATCATATCCGGTTTAGTTCCGGTTCCTTACGTGCCACCATTCAAACCGGCCGTTGTATGGGCTTCGATGCCTTCTCTGGAAGAAGATGATATCAGCAGCCTTGCTAGCATGACGGAGGCAAAGTCGTTTCCAACGACCCATTTGGGATCAGGCTTCACTACGCAATGCATCAGTCGAGAGCTCTATACCGGGGACAATTTTAAATTTGTGTAG
- the LOC131336253 gene encoding probable L-type lectin-domain containing receptor kinase S.5 → MAVKWFSQETIKDRDDFLAGLTIINRLRHKNLVRLLDSKPLSWDLRYMNIISGVALALNYLHNEYDQTVVHRVLKASNIMLDFDFNARLGDFGLARALEKEKTSYIEAKCLAGTLGYIAPECFLTGKATDQFDVYAFSVVLLEIVCGLRPGARIDEFHCSLD, encoded by the exons ATGGCCGTCAAGTGGTTTTCTCAGGAAACTATAAAGGACCGGGATGACTTCTTGGCAGGGCTCACCATCATCAATCGTCTGCGTCACAAAAATCTTGTCCGATTGCTTG ACAGCAAGCCACTAAGCTGGGATCTACGTTACATGAATATCATCTCCGGGGTGGCCTTAGCGTTGAACTACCTCCACAATGAGTACGACCAGACGGTGGTCCATCGGGTCCTCAAGGCTAGTAACATCATGCTGGACTTTGACTTCAACGCACGGCTCGGGGATTTCGGCCTCGCTCGCGCCTTGGAAAAGGAGAAGACCTCGTACATAGAGGCCAAGTGCTTGGCCGGCACACTTGGCTACATTGCGCCTGAATGCTTTTTGACAGGTAAGGCCACCGACCAGTTTGATGTCTACGCGTTCAGTGTAGTCTTGTTGGAAATAGTTTGTGGTTTGCGACCTGGAGCAAGGATTGATGAGTTTCATTGTTCGCTTGATTAG